From Deinococcus aestuarii, one genomic window encodes:
- a CDS encoding phospholipase D-like domain-containing protein, with translation MSIDLLSFLAWRPPAYICPRCKALHVASHGTFGDLPYQQKVLTVNDNVRSFLMRTVNRGDDWSWVCSVCDLEITREEREIWSKELRLGSYKDFHELISIASNFPPYTPPQKSQYEPLALLIELIGASRKFIHFMSYNIDSTFITALHIASKRTAVRGIVGRPLDSYTRALVDSLPRSDNFSIIVQDDRGTIDNNHSKIIIIDGIVMIEGSTNLSMNAFNKVSGVGRPPSEKPRVSLQPYEVMRDNNQYFSTNWLQYQTGTTASECFPLPF, from the coding sequence ATGTCTATTGACCTCCTGAGCTTCCTTGCTTGGCGTCCTCCGGCCTATATTTGTCCACGGTGTAAAGCGCTTCATGTTGCTTCGCATGGCACTTTTGGCGACCTGCCGTACCAACAAAAGGTATTGACGGTAAACGATAATGTTAGAAGTTTCCTGATGAGAACCGTCAACAGGGGGGATGATTGGAGCTGGGTGTGTAGTGTATGTGATTTAGAAATCACTAGGGAAGAGAGAGAAATCTGGTCTAAGGAACTGAGGCTAGGGAGTTATAAGGATTTCCACGAATTGATATCGATAGCAAGCAACTTTCCGCCTTATACGCCGCCACAGAAATCTCAATACGAGCCGTTGGCTCTGCTCATAGAGTTGATTGGGGCATCAAGAAAGTTCATCCACTTTATGTCATATAATATAGATTCAACTTTCATCACCGCACTGCATATAGCCTCTAAAAGGACTGCGGTAAGGGGGATTGTAGGGCGTCCCTTGGATTCCTACACTAGAGCTTTGGTAGATAGTCTGCCAAGATCAGACAATTTCTCTATTATTGTCCAGGATGATAGAGGGACCATTGACAACAACCACTCAAAAATAATAATAATAGACGGCATAGTAATGATAGAGGGCTCGACCAACCTATCTATGAACGCTTTTAACAAGGTCTCCGGTGTTGGTAGGCCTCCGTCTGAAAAGCCTCGGGTATCACTTCAACCGTATGAGGTGATGAGGGACAATAATCAGTACTTTTCCACAAATTGGTTACAGTATCAAACAGGTACTACGGCCTCCGAGTGTTTTCCACTACCCTTTTAG
- the gcvP gene encoding aminomethyl-transferring glycine dehydrogenase, with product MRPLTDLLQTNDFTTRHIGPTDAEQAEMLAELGVSSLDELTETTLPESIRFTGELNVGGPVTEAQALADLKAVASKNKVFRSYIGMGYYGTNVPGVIGRNMLENPGWYTAYTPYQAEISQGRLEMLLNFQQMVMDLTGMPVSNASLLDEATAAAEAMTLAKRQAKSKGSVFFVAHDVHPQTLDVIRTRAEYFGYEVVVGDPAGELPEGTFGALVQYPGTYGDLRNLSPIAEKVHAAQGALIVATDLLACALIKPPGEQGADIVIGSAQRFGVPMGFGGPHAAFLACRSEYQRSMPGRVVGVSKDARGKTALRMAMQTREQHIRREKATSNICTAQALLANMAAAYAVYHGPEGIRTIAERVQRLTGILHKALSEGGYFLQETFFDTIPFRGDIGFIRPRAEAKGLNFRYEGEDCITVSLDETVTVDDLADIVEVITGQRVDVLALDAKATDGIPTDLKRTSPYLTHPVFNTHHSESAMLRYLKGLENKDYSLVHGMIPLGSCTMKLNATTEMVPVTWPEFGNLHPFAPADQTQGYAQMLAELEAWLADITGYDAVSLQPNSGAQGEYAGLLTIRKYHESRGEAHRTVCLIPASAHGTNPASAAMLGMQVVVVKTDASGNIDLDDLKAKAEQYSERLGALMITYPSTHGVYEEHVTEVCELIHAHGGQVYLDGANMNAMVGLAKPGLIGSDVSHLNLHKTFAIPHGGGGPGMGPIGVKAHLAPFLPNHDVRPVSESHTGAVSAAPFGSASILPISYLYIRLLGPAGLKKATQVALLNANYIAHKLGGAYPVLYTGMNGRVAHECILDLRPLKAATGITEEDVAKRLMDYGFHAPTMSFPVPGTLMIEPTESEPKAELDRFVAAMLGIRREIQEVEDGLLTAEDSPLRHAPHTQEDLVSPEWERAYSRETAAFPTPAQKAWKCWPAVNRVDNVYGDRNFVCSCPPVEEWVGV from the coding sequence ATGCGCCCCCTGACCGACCTCCTCCAGACGAACGACTTCACCACCCGCCACATCGGCCCCACCGACGCCGAACAGGCCGAGATGCTGGCCGAACTCGGCGTCTCCAGCCTCGACGAACTCACCGAGACGACGCTTCCCGAGTCCATCCGTTTCACGGGTGAGCTGAACGTGGGCGGCCCCGTGACGGAAGCGCAGGCCCTCGCCGACCTAAAGGCCGTCGCCTCCAAGAACAAGGTCTTCCGCTCGTACATCGGCATGGGCTACTACGGGACGAACGTGCCCGGCGTGATTGGGCGCAACATGCTGGAAAACCCCGGCTGGTACACCGCCTACACGCCCTACCAGGCCGAGATTTCGCAGGGCCGCCTGGAGATGCTGCTCAACTTCCAGCAGATGGTCATGGACCTGACGGGGATGCCCGTCTCCAACGCCTCCCTGCTGGACGAGGCCACCGCCGCCGCCGAGGCGATGACGCTGGCGAAGCGGCAGGCCAAGAGCAAGGGCAGCGTCTTCTTCGTGGCGCACGACGTTCACCCCCAGACCCTTGATGTGATCCGCACCCGCGCCGAGTATTTCGGGTACGAGGTCGTGGTGGGCGATCCGGCGGGCGAGTTGCCGGAGGGGACCTTCGGGGCGCTCGTGCAGTACCCGGGCACCTACGGCGACCTGCGCAACCTCTCCCCCATCGCCGAGAAGGTCCACGCGGCTCAGGGCGCCTTGATCGTGGCGACCGACCTGCTGGCCTGCGCACTGATCAAGCCGCCCGGCGAGCAGGGGGCGGATATCGTGATCGGCAGCGCCCAGCGGTTCGGGGTGCCGATGGGCTTTGGCGGGCCGCACGCGGCGTTCCTGGCCTGCCGCAGCGAGTACCAGCGGTCCATGCCGGGCCGCGTGGTCGGCGTCAGCAAGGATGCCCGGGGAAAGACCGCCCTGCGGATGGCGATGCAGACGCGCGAGCAGCACATCCGCCGTGAGAAGGCCACTTCCAACATCTGCACGGCGCAGGCGCTGCTGGCGAACATGGCCGCCGCCTATGCCGTGTACCACGGGCCGGAGGGGATTCGGACGATTGCGGAGCGGGTGCAGCGGTTGACGGGAATTCTGCACAAGGCGCTTAGCGAGGGCGGGTATTTCCTGCAAGAGACCTTCTTCGACACGATCCCCTTCCGTGGCGATATCGGCTTCATCCGCCCCCGCGCCGAAGCGAAGGGCCTCAACTTCCGGTACGAGGGCGAGGACTGCATCACGGTCAGCCTCGACGAGACCGTCACTGTGGACGACCTCGCGGATATTGTTGAGGTCATCACCGGGCAGCGGGTGGACGTGCTCGCCCTCGACGCCAAGGCGACCGACGGCATCCCCACCGACCTCAAGCGCACCTCCCCCTACCTCACGCACCCGGTCTTCAATACGCATCACAGCGAGTCGGCCATGCTGCGGTACCTCAAGGGGCTGGAGAACAAGGATTACAGCCTCGTCCACGGCATGATTCCGCTCGGCTCCTGCACGATGAAGCTGAACGCCACGACGGAGATGGTTCCGGTGACGTGGCCCGAGTTCGGCAACCTGCACCCCTTTGCGCCCGCCGACCAGACGCAGGGGTACGCGCAGATGCTCGCCGAGCTGGAGGCGTGGCTGGCCGACATCACCGGGTACGACGCCGTGAGCCTCCAGCCCAACAGCGGCGCGCAGGGCGAGTACGCGGGGCTGCTGACCATCCGCAAGTACCACGAGAGCCGGGGCGAGGCCCACCGCACCGTCTGCCTGATCCCCGCCTCCGCGCACGGCACCAACCCCGCCAGCGCCGCCATGCTGGGAATGCAGGTTGTGGTGGTGAAGACCGACGCGAGCGGCAACATCGACCTGGACGACCTCAAGGCGAAAGCGGAGCAGTACAGCGAGCGGCTGGGCGCCCTGATGATCACCTACCCCAGCACGCACGGCGTCTACGAGGAACACGTCACGGAAGTCTGCGAGCTGATCCACGCGCACGGCGGGCAGGTGTACCTGGACGGGGCGAACATGAACGCGATGGTGGGCCTTGCCAAGCCGGGGCTGATCGGTTCGGACGTGTCGCACCTCAACCTGCACAAGACCTTCGCCATCCCGCACGGCGGCGGCGGGCCGGGCATGGGGCCCATCGGGGTCAAGGCGCACCTCGCGCCGTTCCTGCCGAACCACGACGTTCGCCCGGTCAGCGAGAGCCACACCGGGGCCGTCAGCGCCGCGCCCTTCGGCAGCGCGAGCATCCTGCCCATCTCGTACCTGTACATCCGGCTGCTGGGGCCTGCTGGGCTGAAGAAGGCCACCCAGGTCGCGCTGCTGAACGCCAACTACATCGCGCACAAGCTGGGCGGCGCGTACCCCGTCCTGTACACGGGCATGAACGGGCGGGTGGCGCACGAGTGCATCCTCGACCTTCGCCCGCTGAAGGCGGCCACGGGCATCACCGAGGAGGACGTGGCGAAGCGGCTGATGGACTACGGCTTCCACGCCCCCACCATGAGCTTTCCCGTTCCCGGCACCCTGATGATCGAGCCCACCGAGAGCGAGCCGAAGGCCGAACTCGACCGCTTCGTGGCTGCCATGCTGGGCATCCGCCGCGAGATTCAGGAGGTCGAAGACGGCTTACTCACCGCCGAGGACAGCCCGCTGAGGCACGCGCCGCACACGCAGGAAGATCTCGTGAGCCCGGAGTGGGAGCGCGCCTACAGCCGCGAGACCGCTGCCTTCCCCACGCCCGCGCAGAAAGCCTGGAAATGCTGGCCCGCCGTGAACCGGGTGGACAACGTGTACGGCGACAGGAACTTCGTGTGCTCCTGCCCGCCGGTGGAGGAGTGGGTAGGGGTTTGA
- the gcvH gene encoding glycine cleavage system protein GcvH: MQTPTELKYAKTHEWLGDDGTVGISDFAQDQLGDVVYVELPEVGRAVTAGESVAVVESVKTASDIYAPASGTIVAVNDALSGSPELVNSGPYEDGWLFRIENPEPADDLLSAEEYAASAQ, translated from the coding sequence ATGCAGACGCCCACCGAACTGAAGTACGCCAAAACCCACGAGTGGCTGGGGGACGACGGCACCGTCGGCATCTCCGACTTCGCGCAGGACCAGCTCGGCGACGTGGTGTACGTCGAACTCCCCGAGGTGGGCCGCGCCGTGACGGCGGGCGAGTCGGTCGCCGTGGTCGAGAGCGTCAAGACCGCCTCCGACATCTACGCCCCGGCGAGCGGCACCATCGTCGCCGTCAACGACGCCCTGAGTGGCAGCCCCGAACTCGTCAACAGCGGTCCCTACGAGGACGGCTGGCTCTTCCGCATCGAGAACCCCGAACCCGCCGACGACCTGCTGAGCGCCGAAGAGTACGCGGCAAGCGCGCAGTAA
- the vapC gene encoding type II toxin-antitoxin system tRNA(fMet)-specific endonuclease VapC → MAAPLYFLDTNTCIYIINRNPPHVAQIFRRYQIGNIAVSSVTVAELAFGVAKSTRRGTREALEEFLLDLVTVPYDDAAAWMYGEIRAGLQATGKPIGPLDLLIAVHALSADVTLVTNNEGEFRRVPGLRVENWFPE, encoded by the coding sequence GTGGCCGCTCCCCTGTACTTCCTCGATACCAACACCTGCATTTACATCATCAACAGGAACCCGCCCCACGTCGCGCAGATATTCCGGCGTTACCAGATCGGCAACATCGCCGTCAGCAGCGTCACTGTGGCGGAGTTGGCCTTTGGAGTGGCGAAGAGTACTCGCCGCGGCACCCGCGAAGCTCTGGAAGAGTTCCTGCTGGACCTCGTGACCGTCCCCTACGACGACGCTGCCGCCTGGATGTACGGAGAAATCAGGGCGGGATTGCAGGCGACTGGCAAGCCCATCGGCCCGCTCGACCTGCTGATCGCCGTCCATGCCCTCAGCGCGGACGTGACGCTCGTGACCAACAACGAGGGGGAGTTCAGGCGCGTGCCAGGGTTGAGGGTCGAGAACTGGTTCCCAGAATGA
- a CDS encoding nucleotidyltransferase, whose translation MATIRLPPDFNEFLTLLNQHGVEYLMIGGYAVNLYGYVRATGDMDVFISLSPENAARLVAAFHDFGLTSMTADLVQPGKVLRMGVPPLRLEVLNQISGVTFEEAHAEREQMEVDGLTIPVISLRHLRQNKAASGRPKDLGDLSELPPES comes from the coding sequence ATGGCTACGATCCGCTTACCGCCCGACTTCAACGAGTTCTTGACGTTGTTGAACCAGCATGGAGTTGAGTACCTGATGATTGGCGGTTACGCGGTGAACCTGTACGGGTACGTCCGGGCGACGGGTGACATGGATGTGTTTATCTCCCTGTCCCCTGAGAACGCCGCCCGCCTCGTTGCCGCCTTCCACGATTTTGGTCTGACGAGCATGACTGCCGATCTGGTGCAGCCCGGAAAGGTATTGCGGATGGGTGTGCCACCTCTGCGGCTAGAGGTTTTGAATCAGATCAGCGGCGTGACTTTCGAGGAGGCCCACGCCGAGCGGGAGCAGATGGAGGTGGACGGCCTGACCATCCCTGTCATCAGCTTGCGCCACCTTCGGCAGAACAAGGCGGCCAGCGGCAGGCCCAAGGATTTGGGCGATTTGAGTGAGCTTCCACCCGAGTCCTGA
- a CDS encoding antitoxin yields the protein MTRAKYDTAKLFQTGRSQAVRLPKEYRFEGEEVIIKRVGDGVLLLPQNNGWKNLLASLEKFDGFQIERDQGEQQERDWGDL from the coding sequence ATGACCAGGGCCAAGTACGACACCGCGAAACTTTTTCAAACGGGGCGCAGCCAGGCTGTCCGGTTGCCCAAGGAGTACCGCTTCGAGGGCGAGGAGGTCATCATCAAGCGCGTGGGTGACGGCGTGTTGCTGCTTCCACAGAACAACGGGTGGAAGAACTTGCTCGCCAGCCTGGAAAAGTTCGACGGCTTCCAGATCGAGCGGGACCAGGGTGAGCAGCAGGAACGCGACTGGGGCGACCTCTAA
- a CDS encoding YlcI/YnfO family protein, with translation MSTLSVRLPDSLHKRLKDLAKQEGVSVNQLISTAVAEKVSALLTEDYLRERAARGSWEKFDAALSLVPDAEPDLADRLP, from the coding sequence GTGAGCACACTGAGCGTCCGTTTGCCCGACAGTCTGCACAAGCGCCTGAAGGACCTTGCCAAGCAGGAAGGCGTGAGCGTGAATCAGCTCATCTCCACCGCCGTAGCGGAGAAGGTGAGCGCCCTGCTGACCGAGGACTACCTGAGGGAACGCGCCGCGAGAGGCAGTTGGGAGAAGTTCGACGCGGCCCTGTCCCTCGTGCCCGATGCCGAGCCCGACCTCGCCGACCGCCTTCCCTAA